In Lates calcarifer isolate ASB-BC8 linkage group LG4, TLL_Latcal_v3, whole genome shotgun sequence, a genomic segment contains:
- the tnk2b gene encoding activated CDC42 kinase 1 isoform X5, which yields MMGETAEYQRLQETSEPEYQRLPSDDEEKLGSSMQCEEGTEWLLELLMEVQLQQYFLRIRDDLNVTRLSHFDYVKNEDLEKIGMGRPGQRRLWEAVKRRKAMCKRKSWMSKVFSGKRPEGGDFPQQGQPASSFRKLSPTPPLGLGEGVLAAQPGGGAPPDGQQQGLTCLIPEKDLTLFEKLGDGSFGVVKRGEWLTPAGKVLNVAVKCLKTDVLSQPDALEDFICEVNAMHSLDHQNLIRLYGVVLTHPMKMVTELAPLGSLLERLRCVRPQGPVLIHTLCQYAVQVACGMAYLEQRRFIHRDLAARNILLASAHRVKIGDFGLMRALPNNHEHYVMQEHRKVPFAWCAPESLKTRTFSHATDTWMFGVTLWEMFTHGQEPWLGLNGSQILHKIDKECERLPKPEDCPQDIYNVMLQCWAQKPDDRPTFVALREFLLETMPTDMCALQDFDEPDKLQIQVNDVITIIEGRAENYWWRGQNKRTLKVGQFPRNVVTSVAGLSAHDISRPLKNSFIHTGHGDTNPHRCWGFPDRIDDLYLGNPMDPPDVLGLDLSGTRPTQLPGRAKKPCYDPVNDDEDLTPAGLKRLSLRKTGSVKGLKLKPAAWVSASKQGSSRTSGSGCNPNSEVSLIDFGEEFPPTTPSPSPVVEIQIPSLAKLALEAENILDRTPPQSPSRSLPRPLHPTPVVDWDARPLPPPPAYDDVAQDEDDMEVSSINSSEQQHGEEQSDVCNPDEADKAVSAGQKVQGEVLVSRGSDRPGLEDNLFLPSKQSQGLSTSFSQSAEIFQELQQECMRRLNVPTGSAARSSSPSQTSASAPQSPHTLQTQDTHQQSVFSSNEDKPQIPPRVPIPPRPIKRGDYTSARWSRDLSLSPTPADTTEDLSGPDQNRPPQIPPRDPLSQTGSRTPSPMGLVVGSPQQRVYSVSPTTMQAPLTSCPHTHTYGSYLSTSPGKLMPTTHSFASDPKYAAPKVIQAQAQGKDPASKGPCILPIVRDGRKVSNTHYYLLPERPPYLDRYDRFFREAESLPVSSVEERHVRQANTATVRPMVVSSQTVQGHAQGQGLVQPGELKANFSSNNNSSLGGPRSGMKTSVSLPRVCSDGLTAPVVSASCTRTDGGGNSADRVKMVQEAVHGVTIEECQAALQNHNWNVQKAVHYLKVEQLFCLGLRSRSECLKLLEICDWNLEVASTQMLDNYGSTTRQRR from the exons ATGATGGGGGAGACGGCAGAATATCAGAGGCTACAGGAGACGTCAGAGCCTGAATACCAACGCCTGCCCAGCGATGATGAAGAG aAACTGGGCAGTAGCATGCAGTGTGAGGAAGGCACAGAAtggctgctggagctgctgatgGAGGTGCAGTTGCAGCAGTACTTCCTGCGGATTCGAGATGACCTCAACGTCACGCGGCTGTCACACTTCGACTACGTCAAGAATGAAGACCTGGAGAAGATCGGCATGGGGCGACCTG GGCAGAGACGACTGTGGGAAGCTGTGAAAAGGAGGAAAGCCATGTGCAAGCGCAAGTCCTGGATGAGCAAG GTGTTTAGCGGGAAGCGTCCAGAGGGAGGAGACTTCCCCCAGCAGGGCCAGCCGGCCTCCTCCTTTCGAAAGCTGTCTCCCACACCTCCCCTGGGCCTGGGGGAGGGAGTCCTGGCCGCACAGCCTGGAGGTGGTGCTCCCCCTGATGGGCAGCAGCAAGGTCTGACCTGCCTCATCCCTGAGAAGGACTTGACATTGTTTGAGAAGCTTGGGGACGGCTCCTTTGGcgttgtgaagagaggagagtggCTGACACCTGCAGGGAAGGTG CTGAACGTAGCTGTGAAGTGTCTCAAGACTGACGTGCTCAGCCAGCCCGACGCTCTGGAAGATTTCATCTGTGAGGTCAACGCCATGCACTCCCTGGACCATCAGAACCTCATTCGCCTCTACGGTGTGGTGCTCACACACCCAATGAAGATG GTGACGGAGCTGGCTCCTCTTGGTTCTCTGCTGGAGCGTTTGCGATGTGTTCGTCCACAGGGTCCCGTGTTGATCCACACTCTTTGTCAGTATGCTGTACAGGTGGCCTGTGGCATGGCCTACCTGGAGCAGAGGAGGTTCATCCACCGGGACCTGGCAGCCAG GAACATCCTGTTGGCCTCAGCTCACAGAGTGAAGATCGGTGACTTTGGACTGATGAGGGCGCTGCCTAACAACCATGAGCACTATGTCATGCAGGAGCATCGCAAGGTCCCCTTTGCATG GTGCGCCCCAGAAAGTCTGAAGACCAGGACATTCTCCCATGCTACAGATACATGGATGTTTGGAGTCACTTTGTGGGAGATGTTCACACATGGTCAGGAGCCTTGGCTGGGTCTTAATGGAAGCCAG ATTCTACACAAGATTGATAAAGAATGTGAACGCCTCCCTAAGCCTGAGGACTGTCCGCAGGATATCTATAATGTCATGCTACAGTGTTGGGCACAAAAACCAGATGACAGACCTACTTTCGTCGCCCTGAGAGAGTTCCTGCTTGAG accaTGCCCACAGACATGTGTGCTCTGCAGGACTTTGACGAGCCAGACAAACTGCAGATCCAGGTCAATGATGTCATCACCATCATAGAGGGAAG GGCAGAGAACTACTGGTGGCGAGGTCAAAACAAACGTACTCTTAAGGTCGGACAGTTCCCCAGAAACGTGGTGACATCAGTAGCGGGTTTGTCAGCTCATGACATAAGCCGGCCACTCAAGAACAGCTTCATCCACACAGGACACGGAGACACCAACCCTCATCGCTGCTGGGGCTTCCCTGACAGGATTGATGA ttTGTACCTCGGGAATCCCATGGATCCTCCTGACGTTCTGGGTTTAGACCTCAGTGGGACTCGGCCCACACAGCTACCAGGACGAGCTAAAA aGCCTTGTTACGATCCAGTAAACGATGATGAAGATCTGACCCCTGCAGGACTAAAGAGATTATCGCTTCGGAAAACGGGTTCTGTCAAAGGCTTAAAACTTAAACCTGCTGCATGGGTCTCCGCTTCCAAACAGGGGAGTAGCCGGACTTCAGGCTCAGGCTGCAACCCCAACAGTGAAGTGTCCCTCATTGACTTTGGGGAGGAGTTCCCCCCAACCacaccctccccctcccctgtAGTTGAAATTCAGATCCCCTCACTGGCAAAGCTGGCTTTGGAAGCAGAGAACATCCTGGATCGGACTCCTCCTCAGAGTCCATCTAGATCATTGCCCCGACCCCTTCACCCCACACCAGTAGTGGACTGGGATGCAAGGCCattacccccacccccagcctATGATGATGTAGCCCAAGACGAAGATGATATGGAG GTGAGCTCCATCAACAGCTCCGAGCAGCAGCATGGGGAGGAACAGAGTGATGTCTGTAACCCAGATGAGGCTGACAAGGCTGTCTCTGCTGGACAGAAGGTGCAGGGTGAGGTGCTTGTCTCCAGGGGTTCAGACAGACCAGGCCTGGAGGATAATCTCTTTCTTCCTAGCAAGCAGAGCCAGGGCCTGTCCACATCTTTCTCCCAGTCTGCTGAAATCTTCCAAGAGCTCCAGCAAGAGTGCATGAGGAGGCTCAACGTACCAACAGGAAGCGCTGCTAGGTCGAGCTCCCCATCCCAGACCTCTGCTTCAGCTCCCCAGTCTCCTCACACCCTTCAGACCCAGGACACACATCAACAAAGCGTCTTCTCCTCCAATGAAGACAAACCCCAGATCCCCCCACGTGTCCCTATCCCCCCTCGCCCTATAAAAAGGGGTGACTACACATCTGCTCGCTGGTCAAGggatctctctctgtcaccaaCGCCAGCAGACACCACAGAGGACCTCTCAGGCCCAGACCAGAACCGACCACCTCAGATCCCTCCAAGGGACCCTCTGTCCCAGACAGGCTCCAGGACTCCTAGCCCCATGGGCCTGGTAGTGGGCTCTCCCCAGCAGAGAGTCTACTCTGTCAGCCCCACCACCATGCAGGCTCCCCTTACCTCCtgcccccacacacacacctacggCTCCTacctctccacctctccagGTAAACTCATGCCTACCACACACAGCTTCGCCTCAGATCCTAAATATGCTGCACCCAAAGTGATCCAGGCCCAGGCGCAGGGGAAGGACCCCGCCAGCAAGGGTCCCTGCATCCTCCCCATCGTACGTGATGGACGTAAAGTCAGTAACACCCACTATTACCTTCTGCCAGAGAGACCGCCATACCTTGACAGATATGATCGCTTCTTCAGGGAGGCAGAGAGCCTTCCTGTCAGCAGTGTGGAGGAAAGGCATGTACGGCAAGCTAACACCGCCACTGTCAGACCCATGGTGGTCAGCAGCCAGACTGTCCAGGGACATGCCCAGGGACAGGGCCTTGTCCAGCCAGGCGAGCTGAAAGCTAATTTCTCCTCCAACAATAACAGCAGTCTGGGTGGACCACGGTCAGGGATGAAGACATCAGTTAGTCTCCCTCGTGTCTGCTCAGATGGGCTGACAGCACCAGTGGTCAGTGCTTCCTGTACcaggacagatggaggagggaaCTCAGCTGACAGGGTCAAAATG GTGCAGGAGGCAGTTCATGGTGTGACAATAGAGGAGTGCCAAGCTGCCCTCCAGAACCACAACTGGAATGTCCAGAAAGCTGTGCATTACTTAAAG gtggagcagTTGTTCTGTTTGGGTCTGAGGAGCAGGTCAGAGTGTCTAAAGCTGCTGGAGATATGTGACTGGAACCTGGAGGTGGCCAGCACTCAGATGTTAGATAACTATGGATCCACAACAAG
- the tnk2b gene encoding activated CDC42 kinase 1 isoform X1 — translation MMGETAEYQRLQETSEPEYQRLPSDDEEKLGSSMQCEEGTEWLLELLMEVQLQQYFLRIRDDLNVTRLSHFDYVKNEDLEKIGMGRPGQRRLWEAVKRRKAMCKRKSWMSKVFSGKRPEGGDFPQQGQPASSFRKLSPTPPLGLGEGVLAAQPGGGAPPDGQQQGLTCLIPEKDLTLFEKLGDGSFGVVKRGEWLTPAGKVLNVAVKCLKTDVLSQPDALEDFICEVNAMHSLDHQNLIRLYGVVLTHPMKMVTELAPLGSLLERLRCVRPQGPVLIHTLCQYAVQVACGMAYLEQRRFIHRDLAARNILLASAHRVKIGDFGLMRALPNNHEHYVMQEHRKVPFAWCAPESLKTRTFSHATDTWMFGVTLWEMFTHGQEPWLGLNGSQILHKIDKECERLPKPEDCPQDIYNVMLQCWAQKPDDRPTFVALREFLLETMPTDMCALQDFDEPDKLQIQVNDVITIIEGRAENYWWRGQNKRTLKVGQFPRNVVTSVAGLSAHDISRPLKNSFIHTGHGDTNPHRCWGFPDRIDDLYLGNPMDPPDVLGLDLSGTRPTQLPGRAKKEPPPRPPQPAVLIKSKSGFSQQLLTHCSCPLCSLLAPLLKEPCYDPVNDDEDLTPAGLKRLSLRKTGSVKGLKLKPAAWVSASKQGSSRTSGSGCNPNSEVSLIDFGEEFPPTTPSPSPVVEIQIPSLAKLALEAENILDRTPPQSPSRSLPRPLHPTPVVDWDARPLPPPPAYDDVAQDEDDMEVSSINSSEQQHGEEQSDVCNPDEADKAVSAGQKVQGEVLVSRGSDRPGLEDNLFLPSKQSQGLSTSFSQSAEIFQELQQECMRRLNVPTGSAARSSSPSQTSASAPQSPHTLQTQDTHQQSVFSSNEDKPQIPPRVPIPPRPIKRGDYTSARWSRDLSLSPTPADTTEDLSGPDQNRPPQIPPRDPLSQTGSRTPSPMGLVVGSPQQRVYSVSPTTMQAPLTSCPHTHTYGSYLSTSPGKLMPTTHSFASDPKYAAPKVIQAQAQGKDPASKGPCILPIVRDGRKVSNTHYYLLPERPPYLDRYDRFFREAESLPVSSVEERHVRQANTATVRPMVVSSQTVQGHAQGQGLVQPGELKANFSSNNNSSLGGPRSGMKTSVSLPRVCSDGLTAPVVSASCTRTDGGGNSADRVKMVQEAVHGVTIEECQAALQNHNWNVQKAVHYLKVEQLFCLGLRSRSECLKLLEICDWNLEVASTQMLDNYGSTTRQRR, via the exons ATGATGGGGGAGACGGCAGAATATCAGAGGCTACAGGAGACGTCAGAGCCTGAATACCAACGCCTGCCCAGCGATGATGAAGAG aAACTGGGCAGTAGCATGCAGTGTGAGGAAGGCACAGAAtggctgctggagctgctgatgGAGGTGCAGTTGCAGCAGTACTTCCTGCGGATTCGAGATGACCTCAACGTCACGCGGCTGTCACACTTCGACTACGTCAAGAATGAAGACCTGGAGAAGATCGGCATGGGGCGACCTG GGCAGAGACGACTGTGGGAAGCTGTGAAAAGGAGGAAAGCCATGTGCAAGCGCAAGTCCTGGATGAGCAAG GTGTTTAGCGGGAAGCGTCCAGAGGGAGGAGACTTCCCCCAGCAGGGCCAGCCGGCCTCCTCCTTTCGAAAGCTGTCTCCCACACCTCCCCTGGGCCTGGGGGAGGGAGTCCTGGCCGCACAGCCTGGAGGTGGTGCTCCCCCTGATGGGCAGCAGCAAGGTCTGACCTGCCTCATCCCTGAGAAGGACTTGACATTGTTTGAGAAGCTTGGGGACGGCTCCTTTGGcgttgtgaagagaggagagtggCTGACACCTGCAGGGAAGGTG CTGAACGTAGCTGTGAAGTGTCTCAAGACTGACGTGCTCAGCCAGCCCGACGCTCTGGAAGATTTCATCTGTGAGGTCAACGCCATGCACTCCCTGGACCATCAGAACCTCATTCGCCTCTACGGTGTGGTGCTCACACACCCAATGAAGATG GTGACGGAGCTGGCTCCTCTTGGTTCTCTGCTGGAGCGTTTGCGATGTGTTCGTCCACAGGGTCCCGTGTTGATCCACACTCTTTGTCAGTATGCTGTACAGGTGGCCTGTGGCATGGCCTACCTGGAGCAGAGGAGGTTCATCCACCGGGACCTGGCAGCCAG GAACATCCTGTTGGCCTCAGCTCACAGAGTGAAGATCGGTGACTTTGGACTGATGAGGGCGCTGCCTAACAACCATGAGCACTATGTCATGCAGGAGCATCGCAAGGTCCCCTTTGCATG GTGCGCCCCAGAAAGTCTGAAGACCAGGACATTCTCCCATGCTACAGATACATGGATGTTTGGAGTCACTTTGTGGGAGATGTTCACACATGGTCAGGAGCCTTGGCTGGGTCTTAATGGAAGCCAG ATTCTACACAAGATTGATAAAGAATGTGAACGCCTCCCTAAGCCTGAGGACTGTCCGCAGGATATCTATAATGTCATGCTACAGTGTTGGGCACAAAAACCAGATGACAGACCTACTTTCGTCGCCCTGAGAGAGTTCCTGCTTGAG accaTGCCCACAGACATGTGTGCTCTGCAGGACTTTGACGAGCCAGACAAACTGCAGATCCAGGTCAATGATGTCATCACCATCATAGAGGGAAG GGCAGAGAACTACTGGTGGCGAGGTCAAAACAAACGTACTCTTAAGGTCGGACAGTTCCCCAGAAACGTGGTGACATCAGTAGCGGGTTTGTCAGCTCATGACATAAGCCGGCCACTCAAGAACAGCTTCATCCACACAGGACACGGAGACACCAACCCTCATCGCTGCTGGGGCTTCCCTGACAGGATTGATGA ttTGTACCTCGGGAATCCCATGGATCCTCCTGACGTTCTGGGTTTAGACCTCAGTGGGACTCGGCCCACACAGCTACCAGGACGAGCTAAAA aGGAACCTCCTCCCCGTCCTCCTCAACCAGCAGTGTTAATCAAGAGTAAGTCTGGTTTCTCTCAGCAGCTCCTCACCCATTGCTCCTGCCCTCTCTGTTCCCTCCTAGCTCCACTCCTCAAAG aGCCTTGTTACGATCCAGTAAACGATGATGAAGATCTGACCCCTGCAGGACTAAAGAGATTATCGCTTCGGAAAACGGGTTCTGTCAAAGGCTTAAAACTTAAACCTGCTGCATGGGTCTCCGCTTCCAAACAGGGGAGTAGCCGGACTTCAGGCTCAGGCTGCAACCCCAACAGTGAAGTGTCCCTCATTGACTTTGGGGAGGAGTTCCCCCCAACCacaccctccccctcccctgtAGTTGAAATTCAGATCCCCTCACTGGCAAAGCTGGCTTTGGAAGCAGAGAACATCCTGGATCGGACTCCTCCTCAGAGTCCATCTAGATCATTGCCCCGACCCCTTCACCCCACACCAGTAGTGGACTGGGATGCAAGGCCattacccccacccccagcctATGATGATGTAGCCCAAGACGAAGATGATATGGAG GTGAGCTCCATCAACAGCTCCGAGCAGCAGCATGGGGAGGAACAGAGTGATGTCTGTAACCCAGATGAGGCTGACAAGGCTGTCTCTGCTGGACAGAAGGTGCAGGGTGAGGTGCTTGTCTCCAGGGGTTCAGACAGACCAGGCCTGGAGGATAATCTCTTTCTTCCTAGCAAGCAGAGCCAGGGCCTGTCCACATCTTTCTCCCAGTCTGCTGAAATCTTCCAAGAGCTCCAGCAAGAGTGCATGAGGAGGCTCAACGTACCAACAGGAAGCGCTGCTAGGTCGAGCTCCCCATCCCAGACCTCTGCTTCAGCTCCCCAGTCTCCTCACACCCTTCAGACCCAGGACACACATCAACAAAGCGTCTTCTCCTCCAATGAAGACAAACCCCAGATCCCCCCACGTGTCCCTATCCCCCCTCGCCCTATAAAAAGGGGTGACTACACATCTGCTCGCTGGTCAAGggatctctctctgtcaccaaCGCCAGCAGACACCACAGAGGACCTCTCAGGCCCAGACCAGAACCGACCACCTCAGATCCCTCCAAGGGACCCTCTGTCCCAGACAGGCTCCAGGACTCCTAGCCCCATGGGCCTGGTAGTGGGCTCTCCCCAGCAGAGAGTCTACTCTGTCAGCCCCACCACCATGCAGGCTCCCCTTACCTCCtgcccccacacacacacctacggCTCCTacctctccacctctccagGTAAACTCATGCCTACCACACACAGCTTCGCCTCAGATCCTAAATATGCTGCACCCAAAGTGATCCAGGCCCAGGCGCAGGGGAAGGACCCCGCCAGCAAGGGTCCCTGCATCCTCCCCATCGTACGTGATGGACGTAAAGTCAGTAACACCCACTATTACCTTCTGCCAGAGAGACCGCCATACCTTGACAGATATGATCGCTTCTTCAGGGAGGCAGAGAGCCTTCCTGTCAGCAGTGTGGAGGAAAGGCATGTACGGCAAGCTAACACCGCCACTGTCAGACCCATGGTGGTCAGCAGCCAGACTGTCCAGGGACATGCCCAGGGACAGGGCCTTGTCCAGCCAGGCGAGCTGAAAGCTAATTTCTCCTCCAACAATAACAGCAGTCTGGGTGGACCACGGTCAGGGATGAAGACATCAGTTAGTCTCCCTCGTGTCTGCTCAGATGGGCTGACAGCACCAGTGGTCAGTGCTTCCTGTACcaggacagatggaggagggaaCTCAGCTGACAGGGTCAAAATG GTGCAGGAGGCAGTTCATGGTGTGACAATAGAGGAGTGCCAAGCTGCCCTCCAGAACCACAACTGGAATGTCCAGAAAGCTGTGCATTACTTAAAG gtggagcagTTGTTCTGTTTGGGTCTGAGGAGCAGGTCAGAGTGTCTAAAGCTGCTGGAGATATGTGACTGGAACCTGGAGGTGGCCAGCACTCAGATGTTAGATAACTATGGATCCACAACAAG
- the tnk2b gene encoding activated CDC42 kinase 1 isoform X2, with protein sequence MMGETAEYQRLQETSEPEYQRLPSDDEEKLGSSMQCEEGTEWLLELLMEVQLQQYFLRIRDDLNVTRLSHFDYVKNEDLEKIGMGRPGQRRLWEAVKRRKAMCKRKSWMSKVFSGKRPEGGDFPQQGQPASSFRKLSPTPPLGLGEGVLAAQPGGGAPPDGQQQGLTCLIPEKDLTLFEKLGDGSFGVVKRGEWLTPAGKLNVAVKCLKTDVLSQPDALEDFICEVNAMHSLDHQNLIRLYGVVLTHPMKMVTELAPLGSLLERLRCVRPQGPVLIHTLCQYAVQVACGMAYLEQRRFIHRDLAARNILLASAHRVKIGDFGLMRALPNNHEHYVMQEHRKVPFAWCAPESLKTRTFSHATDTWMFGVTLWEMFTHGQEPWLGLNGSQILHKIDKECERLPKPEDCPQDIYNVMLQCWAQKPDDRPTFVALREFLLETMPTDMCALQDFDEPDKLQIQVNDVITIIEGRAENYWWRGQNKRTLKVGQFPRNVVTSVAGLSAHDISRPLKNSFIHTGHGDTNPHRCWGFPDRIDDLYLGNPMDPPDVLGLDLSGTRPTQLPGRAKKEPPPRPPQPAVLIKSKSGFSQQLLTHCSCPLCSLLAPLLKEPCYDPVNDDEDLTPAGLKRLSLRKTGSVKGLKLKPAAWVSASKQGSSRTSGSGCNPNSEVSLIDFGEEFPPTTPSPSPVVEIQIPSLAKLALEAENILDRTPPQSPSRSLPRPLHPTPVVDWDARPLPPPPAYDDVAQDEDDMEVSSINSSEQQHGEEQSDVCNPDEADKAVSAGQKVQGEVLVSRGSDRPGLEDNLFLPSKQSQGLSTSFSQSAEIFQELQQECMRRLNVPTGSAARSSSPSQTSASAPQSPHTLQTQDTHQQSVFSSNEDKPQIPPRVPIPPRPIKRGDYTSARWSRDLSLSPTPADTTEDLSGPDQNRPPQIPPRDPLSQTGSRTPSPMGLVVGSPQQRVYSVSPTTMQAPLTSCPHTHTYGSYLSTSPGKLMPTTHSFASDPKYAAPKVIQAQAQGKDPASKGPCILPIVRDGRKVSNTHYYLLPERPPYLDRYDRFFREAESLPVSSVEERHVRQANTATVRPMVVSSQTVQGHAQGQGLVQPGELKANFSSNNNSSLGGPRSGMKTSVSLPRVCSDGLTAPVVSASCTRTDGGGNSADRVKMVQEAVHGVTIEECQAALQNHNWNVQKAVHYLKVEQLFCLGLRSRSECLKLLEICDWNLEVASTQMLDNYGSTTRQRR encoded by the exons ATGATGGGGGAGACGGCAGAATATCAGAGGCTACAGGAGACGTCAGAGCCTGAATACCAACGCCTGCCCAGCGATGATGAAGAG aAACTGGGCAGTAGCATGCAGTGTGAGGAAGGCACAGAAtggctgctggagctgctgatgGAGGTGCAGTTGCAGCAGTACTTCCTGCGGATTCGAGATGACCTCAACGTCACGCGGCTGTCACACTTCGACTACGTCAAGAATGAAGACCTGGAGAAGATCGGCATGGGGCGACCTG GGCAGAGACGACTGTGGGAAGCTGTGAAAAGGAGGAAAGCCATGTGCAAGCGCAAGTCCTGGATGAGCAAG GTGTTTAGCGGGAAGCGTCCAGAGGGAGGAGACTTCCCCCAGCAGGGCCAGCCGGCCTCCTCCTTTCGAAAGCTGTCTCCCACACCTCCCCTGGGCCTGGGGGAGGGAGTCCTGGCCGCACAGCCTGGAGGTGGTGCTCCCCCTGATGGGCAGCAGCAAGGTCTGACCTGCCTCATCCCTGAGAAGGACTTGACATTGTTTGAGAAGCTTGGGGACGGCTCCTTTGGcgttgtgaagagaggagagtggCTGACACCTGCAGGGAAG CTGAACGTAGCTGTGAAGTGTCTCAAGACTGACGTGCTCAGCCAGCCCGACGCTCTGGAAGATTTCATCTGTGAGGTCAACGCCATGCACTCCCTGGACCATCAGAACCTCATTCGCCTCTACGGTGTGGTGCTCACACACCCAATGAAGATG GTGACGGAGCTGGCTCCTCTTGGTTCTCTGCTGGAGCGTTTGCGATGTGTTCGTCCACAGGGTCCCGTGTTGATCCACACTCTTTGTCAGTATGCTGTACAGGTGGCCTGTGGCATGGCCTACCTGGAGCAGAGGAGGTTCATCCACCGGGACCTGGCAGCCAG GAACATCCTGTTGGCCTCAGCTCACAGAGTGAAGATCGGTGACTTTGGACTGATGAGGGCGCTGCCTAACAACCATGAGCACTATGTCATGCAGGAGCATCGCAAGGTCCCCTTTGCATG GTGCGCCCCAGAAAGTCTGAAGACCAGGACATTCTCCCATGCTACAGATACATGGATGTTTGGAGTCACTTTGTGGGAGATGTTCACACATGGTCAGGAGCCTTGGCTGGGTCTTAATGGAAGCCAG ATTCTACACAAGATTGATAAAGAATGTGAACGCCTCCCTAAGCCTGAGGACTGTCCGCAGGATATCTATAATGTCATGCTACAGTGTTGGGCACAAAAACCAGATGACAGACCTACTTTCGTCGCCCTGAGAGAGTTCCTGCTTGAG accaTGCCCACAGACATGTGTGCTCTGCAGGACTTTGACGAGCCAGACAAACTGCAGATCCAGGTCAATGATGTCATCACCATCATAGAGGGAAG GGCAGAGAACTACTGGTGGCGAGGTCAAAACAAACGTACTCTTAAGGTCGGACAGTTCCCCAGAAACGTGGTGACATCAGTAGCGGGTTTGTCAGCTCATGACATAAGCCGGCCACTCAAGAACAGCTTCATCCACACAGGACACGGAGACACCAACCCTCATCGCTGCTGGGGCTTCCCTGACAGGATTGATGA ttTGTACCTCGGGAATCCCATGGATCCTCCTGACGTTCTGGGTTTAGACCTCAGTGGGACTCGGCCCACACAGCTACCAGGACGAGCTAAAA aGGAACCTCCTCCCCGTCCTCCTCAACCAGCAGTGTTAATCAAGAGTAAGTCTGGTTTCTCTCAGCAGCTCCTCACCCATTGCTCCTGCCCTCTCTGTTCCCTCCTAGCTCCACTCCTCAAAG aGCCTTGTTACGATCCAGTAAACGATGATGAAGATCTGACCCCTGCAGGACTAAAGAGATTATCGCTTCGGAAAACGGGTTCTGTCAAAGGCTTAAAACTTAAACCTGCTGCATGGGTCTCCGCTTCCAAACAGGGGAGTAGCCGGACTTCAGGCTCAGGCTGCAACCCCAACAGTGAAGTGTCCCTCATTGACTTTGGGGAGGAGTTCCCCCCAACCacaccctccccctcccctgtAGTTGAAATTCAGATCCCCTCACTGGCAAAGCTGGCTTTGGAAGCAGAGAACATCCTGGATCGGACTCCTCCTCAGAGTCCATCTAGATCATTGCCCCGACCCCTTCACCCCACACCAGTAGTGGACTGGGATGCAAGGCCattacccccacccccagcctATGATGATGTAGCCCAAGACGAAGATGATATGGAG GTGAGCTCCATCAACAGCTCCGAGCAGCAGCATGGGGAGGAACAGAGTGATGTCTGTAACCCAGATGAGGCTGACAAGGCTGTCTCTGCTGGACAGAAGGTGCAGGGTGAGGTGCTTGTCTCCAGGGGTTCAGACAGACCAGGCCTGGAGGATAATCTCTTTCTTCCTAGCAAGCAGAGCCAGGGCCTGTCCACATCTTTCTCCCAGTCTGCTGAAATCTTCCAAGAGCTCCAGCAAGAGTGCATGAGGAGGCTCAACGTACCAACAGGAAGCGCTGCTAGGTCGAGCTCCCCATCCCAGACCTCTGCTTCAGCTCCCCAGTCTCCTCACACCCTTCAGACCCAGGACACACATCAACAAAGCGTCTTCTCCTCCAATGAAGACAAACCCCAGATCCCCCCACGTGTCCCTATCCCCCCTCGCCCTATAAAAAGGGGTGACTACACATCTGCTCGCTGGTCAAGggatctctctctgtcaccaaCGCCAGCAGACACCACAGAGGACCTCTCAGGCCCAGACCAGAACCGACCACCTCAGATCCCTCCAAGGGACCCTCTGTCCCAGACAGGCTCCAGGACTCCTAGCCCCATGGGCCTGGTAGTGGGCTCTCCCCAGCAGAGAGTCTACTCTGTCAGCCCCACCACCATGCAGGCTCCCCTTACCTCCtgcccccacacacacacctacggCTCCTacctctccacctctccagGTAAACTCATGCCTACCACACACAGCTTCGCCTCAGATCCTAAATATGCTGCACCCAAAGTGATCCAGGCCCAGGCGCAGGGGAAGGACCCCGCCAGCAAGGGTCCCTGCATCCTCCCCATCGTACGTGATGGACGTAAAGTCAGTAACACCCACTATTACCTTCTGCCAGAGAGACCGCCATACCTTGACAGATATGATCGCTTCTTCAGGGAGGCAGAGAGCCTTCCTGTCAGCAGTGTGGAGGAAAGGCATGTACGGCAAGCTAACACCGCCACTGTCAGACCCATGGTGGTCAGCAGCCAGACTGTCCAGGGACATGCCCAGGGACAGGGCCTTGTCCAGCCAGGCGAGCTGAAAGCTAATTTCTCCTCCAACAATAACAGCAGTCTGGGTGGACCACGGTCAGGGATGAAGACATCAGTTAGTCTCCCTCGTGTCTGCTCAGATGGGCTGACAGCACCAGTGGTCAGTGCTTCCTGTACcaggacagatggaggagggaaCTCAGCTGACAGGGTCAAAATG GTGCAGGAGGCAGTTCATGGTGTGACAATAGAGGAGTGCCAAGCTGCCCTCCAGAACCACAACTGGAATGTCCAGAAAGCTGTGCATTACTTAAAG gtggagcagTTGTTCTGTTTGGGTCTGAGGAGCAGGTCAGAGTGTCTAAAGCTGCTGGAGATATGTGACTGGAACCTGGAGGTGGCCAGCACTCAGATGTTAGATAACTATGGATCCACAACAAG